The genomic region ACACCGTTCTAAAATGGTGTATGCATGTACTATGTAGCACATGTCATCAAAACTCATTTGTAAACTTGCAATTGGATGGATAACTGAGTTGTAATAgacccagactgcatctttaaagcACCTTGGAAGCACAATTTCATTATCTAAAGAGTGACAGTCGGAGTCCACTTGCAGTAAATAATCAAACTTAAATTTGACCATTAGGATCAGAAATGGTTCACTGCTGTTAAGGGCAAAAACATGAATTTGCGTCTTAATCTGACTGTCTGGGTATGTTGTGGAGACAGAACTGGTGGAGGCAGCAACATGCAGGATGCAGCTACAGTAGAAAAGGGGCAGGCGTGCCAGGCCTTGTCCTGAACTTGTTTCTTGTCTGTACACTCTTTCCTAACCTAGATGCTTTTCACCCTCCCTTCCCTTTTACTTATGTATTTccctttatttttcatttgcgCTGTTGAGGTGGAGAGCAGATTCTTAGGAAAAGTGAAGGAAGTGAAGCATGAACAGTGCCTGACTACTATgaggttctgttttttttttctggttttgagCGTAGCCTGTTATGTGTTTTTCCTCCCTATTAAAGATCCTCCTGCACCAgtgtttcttgtttgtttttgtgtttgctgtTGCTGCcgtttgtgccttttgtttctctggaaaatgtattaaactacGGTCGCCCATGACAACCTCTGtacttgtgtcctgcctccatgccTTAAAATATGACTGTAAGAAATAAGTTGTTGTTGGGGCTTGGACTGATCATTTAGGGTTGGTGTTAGAATAGTGTAATTTGTGTAGGCTCTTTTGTTTTGCTAAATTATTTCATCCCCACCTTATTTTGTAATGTCCAGTTTCTGATTATGGTCCTGTCTCATCCCTGCAACTCCTCTGCCAGTCAAAGATTGACACACTCCTTCCTCCAATCCAAGGACATATCATAAATATGGTCAGTTGGTTGTTATCACACAGCAAGCTTAACCTGGAAGCTTGTCGCTGGTTTAAAAAGGGTGAGTCTATCACATTCCCCAGCTTTACGACCACTATTGAGTTCACAGGCGCCTGAATTACACAAGGAGTCTCTAGAGAGTAATGTGACGTGGTACCTTCTTTAACTACCCGAATGTCCACCCATCCATGCCAAATTGTGACCAAACAACCACATTTTTACTTTACCTCTCTACTGTTAATGCTCCCAATGTTTAGATAGACCTAGTACCTATTATCATTGTTCTTGATGTTCTAACACTCAAACACTAAAGGCCAGGTAACACactaaatagtttattttatttcctttacTCTAATCAGACAGAAACTTTACCAGTTGCAAGTAATCATAAATACAAGAAATGTTTATATTAcagccctcccgtgggctcaccacccacaggagggaccataaggggccggtgcaaagaggatcgggcggcagtcgaaggcaggggcctagacaacccgatctctggacacggaaactggctctagggacgtggaatgtcacctcgctggcggggaaggagcctgagttagtgcgtgaggttgagaggttccgattagaggtagtcgggatcacctctacgcacggcttgggctctggaaccacactccttgagagaggatggactcttcaccactccggagttgcccatggtgagaggcggcgggctggtgtgggtttgctcatagctccccagctctgccgccatgtgttggagtttaccccggtgaacgagagggtcgtttccctgcgcctacgggtcagggataggtctctcactgttgtttgtgcctacgggccgaacggcagtgcagagtacccgaccttcttggagtctctgggaggggtgctggaaagtgctccgactggggactctattgttctactgggggacttcaacgcccacgtgggcaacgacagtgacacctggaggggcgtgattgggaggaacggccccctgatctgaacccgagtggtgttcagttattggacttctgtgctagtcacagtttgtccataacgaacaccatgttcaagcataagggtgtccatcagtgcacgtggcaccaggacaccctaggccgcaggtcgatgatcgactttgttgtcgtctcatctgacctgcggccgtatgtcttggacactcgggtgaagagaggggcggagctgtcaactgatcaccacctggtggtgagttggatccgatggcgggggaggaagctggacagactcggcaggcccaagcgtactgtaagggtctgctgggaacgtctggccgagtctcctgtcagagagatctttaactcccacctccggcagagctttgactggatcccgagggaggttggagatattgagtccgagtggaccatgttctccaccgccattgtcgaagcggccgctcggagctgtggccgtaaggtctccggtgcctgtcgaggcggcaatccccgaacccggtggtggacaccggaagtaagggatgccgtcaagctgaagaaggagtcctatcaggcctggttggcttgtgggactcctgaggcagctgacgggtaccgacaggccaagcgggctgcagcccgggtggttgtggaggcaaaaactcgggcctgggaggagttcggtgaggccatggagaaggactttcggctggcctcgaagagattctggcaaaccatccggcgcctcaggagagggaaacagtgccctaccaacgctgtttacagtagaggtgggcagctgttgacctcaactgaggatgtcgtcgggcggtggaaggagtacttcgaggatctcctcaatcccgctgacatgtcttccattgaggaagcagaggatgagggctcagaggtgggctcgtccatcacccgggctgaagtcacagaggtggtcaagaaactcctcggtggcaaggcaccgggggtggatgagatccgccctgagtacctcaagtctctggatgttgtggggctgtcttggttgacacgcctgtgcaacatcgcgtggcggtcggggacagtgcctctgggatggcagaccggggtggtggtccctctttttaagaagggggaccggagggtgtgttccaactataggggatcacacttctcagcctgcccgggaaagtctatgccagggttctggagaggagaatacggccgatagtagaacctcggattcaggaggaacagtgtggttttcgtccgggccgtggaacactggaccacctctataccctctacggggtgttggagggttcatgggagtttgcccaaccaatccacatgtgttttgtggatttggagaaggcattcgactgtgtccctcgcggcatcttgtggagggtgcttggggaatatggggtcctgggtcctttgctaagggctgtcaggtccctatacaaccgaagcaggagcttggtccgcattgccggcagtaagtcagacttgttcccagtgcatgttggactccggcagggctgccctttgtcaccggttctgtttgtaatttttatggacagaatttctaggcgcagccaggggccggagggtgtcaggtttggggaccacacgatttcgtctctgctctttgcagatgatgttgtcgtgttggccccttctaaccaggaccttcagcatgcactgggacggtttgcagccgagtgtgaagcggtggtcctcagtcggaaaagggtggcttgcccacttcaggttggtggagagtgcctgcctcaagtggaggagtttaagtatctaggggtcttgttcacgagtgagggaaggatggaacgggagattgacagacggatcggtgcagcttctgcagtaatgcagtcgatgtatcggtctgtcgtggtgaagaaagagttgagccgcaaggcgaagctctcgatttaccagtcaatctacgttcctactctcacctatggtcatgagctttgggtcatgaccgaaaggacaagatcccggatacaggcggccgaaattagttttctccgcagggtggctgggcgatcccttagagatagggtgagaagctcggtcacccgggaggagctcagagtagagccactgctcctccacatcgagaggggtcagctgaggtggcttgggcatctttttcggatgcctccggaacgccttcctgggaaggtgttccggtcccgtcccaccgggaggagaccccggggaagacctaggacacgctggagggactatgtctcccggctggcctgggaacgcctcggtgtccccccggaagagctagaggaagtgtctggggagagggaagtctgggcatccctgcttagactgctgcccccgcgacccggccccggataagcggaagaagatggatggatggatggtttatATTAcaaatttcatttatttaactagtaaaatatgcaaatgaggcTAAAAGTCCTTAAATATGAGCTAATTTGCATATTACGATAATGAATTGTTCAACACATTACAAGCTAGagtgtttcttgtttttctatctatatacatttttcagaaaatgtctgATAAAGATAGGCCTATGCAATTAGAATGTACTTTACAGAAATAAGAATGATGCATATTTATATATgcatcattttatttaatatatattatatttaatagCAAAACAAACAAGGGACAATGACCGAccaatgaggggagcagaggagcaacatttaaactaAATTTGATATAGGTCTGTAGTTGCTGACTACACAAGGGTCTAGGCTATGCTTTTTTAACAGGCTTAATGACTCATTTTCAAGGCCTTTGGAAAATTGCCTGTTAAGAGGGAGCTGTTAACTATTTGCAGTAGCTCTATTGCTAAGCTGCTAAAAACAACTTTTAAAAAGTTTGTAAGCCGGTAGACAACTTAAGATGTTGTACAGTTTCCATAAGTGTATTGTCAATTGCATTAAACTGTGTCATGCTTACCAAATAGTTCAGCTGAATTGACGCCACTGTAATTCACATGACTCAAAATATGTGACACCAGCAGTTGGCAGATAACCAGGAAGTCTCAGTAAGGACTCGATTAGTTAGCAACCAACATGGTTCCCATATGCAATTACACCCATGACACCTGTCCAGTTCCAAAGAAGAACAgtcaaaaaatacataatgacGGTGAAAAGTAATGAAGAAAtttagttttctgcttgcaatgcagctttgctgtagtgTGACGATAAGTTTCCAttaatgaatttggacgatgctaagaaCGTTAATTACAGctggggacagagctgaataatgggtggtttgaaaaaattactctTTGTGCATTCCTGAACAACTTTTGATTATGATTTTTAGaagaactatccctttaaattcTCCCCCAGTTCTATAACTGGCATCCTTTTATTGAGGATTTTCACTGGCCGAggtcttcactgacattttctACCTGTCACTAGCCCAGGTGGTGGTCCCCACGTCCTTCCAGactgcaaccattgtgccagtgctgaAACAGTTGTCGGTGTCTAGTCTGAATGACTTTCCACCTGAtgcactcacccccacgatcatgaagtgcctcgaaagactagttctggtgcacattaagtcctgcctccctggatccctaccagtttccCAGCCAGtagaacaggtctacagaggacgccatctccacagctttacactctgccctgactcaCCTGGACAAAATCAACAGCTATGTGAGAATGatgttcatagactttagctcagcattcaacacgatcattccctctaggctggtcaacaaactgcatgacctggagatCAGCCTCTCTCTGGAACTGGAATTTAGACTTCCTAACCatcagaccccagtctgtcaggttagacaacctcacctcctccaccctgatcctctCTGTACTccccccctcctgtactccctttTCACctacgactgcgttcctgtatagagttccaacaccatcgtctaGTTCGCAGACGACAACACGGTGGTTgtcagggaggaggtcaagcgcttggcggcatggtgcactgacaacaacctggctcTCAATGCacagaaaaccaaggagctcattgtggattacaggaaatctaaaggctgcagccACACCCCAGTTCGTaccgatggcactgaggtggagcgtgtccagcttcaaagtcctgggtgtccacatctcttaggacctctcctggtccctcagCACCTCAACCCTGATCAAAAAGGTGTGGCAGCTTAAGAAGGCCCATCTGTCtaccaagatccttgtgaacttttaccgcttcATAATGGAGAGCATTCTGTCTAACAGTGCCACAGTGTGCTTTGCTGGTTGCTCTGTAGCCAACCGGTAGGCacgtctaccttgggaacctcattgctgctatccctgcatttcagttgcacatgctacagTACTCTACTccttaaaaatacatacatacctacataccTAGCAAGCATGcacatttatttgtatagcaaAATTCaaacatagaagcaattcaatatgctttacaaataaataaataaatatatacaactccagaaagaattaagagaacactgcaccttttccttgcttttccaaaaaagttaaaaaggaaagtttggagtgaggaacagaagcgttcaatttgcaaagTACAATcttttgtactgtactgttcaatgacaaagtttaatctaaaTCTAAACCTCAATACAGAGAATCCCTTTTGACTTTGggattttatattattatttattattattattattcatttgttttttaatccaaGTAACTttggtgttttgtttctgtgtattgtaaaaataaatacaaaagtaaaataaatgtatcaaggGCAAGTTTCCCAGTTACGTAATGCAGAACTCAGCTTTGTAAAAGTGCTTCAGAAAAGATGCAGGTGGACACAGCCTCTGTGGTCAATTTGTAGGCTGCTCCTGGACTGGTTTATTTAATTACCAACTTACACAGAAGGTCTGCACAAAGCATAGTTCTGACATAGTAGTAGAAAGTATTGATGCATCAAAGATTTCATATCAGATTTATTTCCTACCCTGTTAAGTTCCTTATCTTAAAGTGATCATAACTAAGTGCTTCAGGTTTTTTAAGTGGGGTGCAATCGTCTGTAGAACCTCATGGTTCTGAAACATTCATCTGGGTTCAGTAAGAAGGTCATGTACACACAgaacatttccatttcaaatgaaaggtaGAAAAATATATGAGAATACCTCCTGTCTATCTGTGTCATCAAACATATTTAGTCATTTTTAACACAAATCTGTTAAACTATCATAATACATCCATATTCAGGGGAAAGCTGGTGTTTTAGGATACAGGGAAATACACCAGTCATGGTTGCCATGAAGAACAGATGCTGAATTTATTAAAAgatgcacaccacacacacaaaaaaaactcttattATTCACATTCTTCTCAAGGTTATTACTTAGTACTTTAGCTGCATATAAGAAAAGGCAGGTTTCATTAATCTATCATGTAAAGAAAGCAGGGCAACAAACACTTAGCCAAAATGTAATGCTGTTGTAATGCtcaattaaacttttttttctttatattagaaaaaaagtttgggatATGGCTACATTGTTTATTGGCCATACAGCTACTACTTAGACGAAGGTTGATGTTCTAACAGGACAGGAAGTAATTGTTTCCCAGAACACGGAGCTGTCTTCTTGTGCTCATGCTATACTCAAACACTAAGGGACCACTGAAGAGGTAAGTGAATTCTGAAAAGACAGTCAGGGTAGAGAGGTCAGCAACATGCCACTCTAACAAGCATTAAATACTAAATAACTGAACAGGGGACTTTTTGATATTTtataaagaataacattttcctTGGCTTGGCACACTTGTATGTTTGGATTGCTGTTTCACACTCACCTTGGACTTGGAAGGCTGCAGTCACTTTGCTTGTCATGCCTGGGAACCCTTCATCCACACGCTTGGGGAAACCTTGGTCcatccttttcttttcttcatcaTAACTATTGCAACAGAAAAAGTCATGAGATTGTGATACTTCTCaaatcaatattggatggcaACACATGTATAGCACATAGAACTATAATAGTACACTATAAACCACTGACCTGTAGTAGTAGTCACCAACAAAGAACAAGGTTTTGCTAGAGCCTTCATCATACAGGGCAGCATCAATTTTCTTTACAGTTTGTGGTAGGCCCATGCTTTTCAGGGACTTGGGATAGCCAGAGACTATATCATAACCTGAGATAGCCCAGACCTTACGACCTGCAGGAACATACAGTATTATTActgaatatacaatatataatttgAGGCAATAAGTGACCCTCTCATACCTTTGAAGATGAACACTCTGTCAGATAGGAGACTCTCATAAGCAGCGTCAATATTTTCAGGGAGTTCAGGCCAGAAGGTCTTGATAAGGTTCTGTTCTGGTTGGCTGTTCTGAGAGTAGCTACGCCAGAAGAACCTGAAGATCAATAGAGGACATTAGCAAATTGTAGTGCTAGATCACAGATGAACAGGTCgccattttgttttcctgaGAAACCGTTTCATGTACATAGGTTACATGATGGTCTGTACCTGCCCTTGAAGAACATCTTCTCTCCACGAAGTGTTGTAACAGCATCCAGAACCAGGGAGGGGTCACAGGCATCAGGAGTGGAAGGGGGTGTAGGGTCTGGCTTGCCGGGTTTGGGGTTCACATCTGGGTTTGTGCCTGGAGGACGCAGAGACATTAATCAGAGTTCCAGTATGGATTGGACATTTAGGTCTCATTATTAAGTTATATGGAGATTAATTATAGCAAGCTTTTTGCCTGAGCCTGTTTATTGATCaattaaaaggaaaaataagtgAAACACAATAATATTAGGCTAAAGAGGGAAGAAGAATTATAATTGAATACTGACCATAGATGTCCTGGATGCCATTGACATCATCACGAGGCAGAGAGAAGGTTCTGGGGTCTGTGTAGCTGTATATTGGGAACATCAGTGCTCCAGGGTCATTAGAGTGGCTGAGACCCAGGGAATGGCCAAACTCATGGGCAGCAACCAGGAACAAGTTGTACCCTATATAAGGAAAATACTGTTACTACACATCTACTCTTTTGGGGTAACTTTCATGACATTACACCCAGGACTGTCATAAAATTGTAACAGGGTAAATATAGAAAATGATTCAAATGTGTTGTGATAGAAGGTCTTACCTCTGATTGAGCTGAAGCTGAAGTCCTCATCTTCATCAAACTGGGCATCTCCTCCAATGTTAGGGCCAGGGGCAAACGCATGGGCAAGGGTGCCACCAGGGCCATCGAAGGGGCTGTTATCACCATGATCTACACAAATGGGAGAAATCTTAATGTGAGTTTTTTCAGTTATTCTTGCCTTACAGATTGTGGTTGTTAATCACTGTGCAGACaggtatttgttttcttatttcaaCTTTATTTCAGCAGGTGGTAAAACTGATAAAGAATACAATTTAACCCAAAAATGGTTTTAGTGAAGTTTAGCATCAACTGATTTTCACTTTCTTTTGGACACTAGACAGCCAGTGAAAAATGTGCTTTAGACATAGCCCATATGGAACATACAATTTCTACACTCTTCTAAACTCCTCtgtaaaacacaatttaaacaCTACTAATGTTTCTTTCACGAAGTAATCACAAAATGTAAGTAATTAAAATACCTTAATTTGATTAAGTAATCCAAACcctacattattttatataaaaggTTGCATTCCAAGAGGAAACTTCCTCGAAAACACTTCAAAATAAGTTTAGTAATTTGTCACCTCAACAGAGATTTTCACATTTAATGCTGCTGAACTAGCCAATGGAGTTAGTTCTCCTAGTCAGGGGCGCCGTATATTGGAGAAAAGTTAAGAAGAAGTTTCCTCTGGCAATGCAAGTTTTGTAATAGTGGTTGCAAGGTTTGACTTGTTTAATTTTGACAATGCTAGTTAGACTAACTCAAGGCTGGGGCCTAAGTGAACAATGGTTTATTAATAATCTTGACACCATGAGCCTACAgatataaaatgtgaataatttCACCCAAAGACAAACTATTCCTAACTCATCACATCAAGACTGCGTACCTCCTCTTGTAAAGGAGATCATGATGTCTGCAGTACCACTGTTGATGCGGGTGAACCTCAGGGGGGAGACCTTGGCCCACACCTGTAGTGCTCTCGTTATGGACTGGTCCACCTCAGCCACAGACATGTCAGGTGTGTAGTTCTCAATCCTGAAGAACACAATGCACCAACAGTCAACATCAGAAAACAGTTTTCAATGTTGATAATGTCATCTGCAGAGTTTTGATGTACAGtttgcaaatacaaaaacagaattCTTCAAATcactaaaacaatttaaattaatGACAAACaactgattttctttttgagTGTTTTCGAAGTTCAATGACAACATCATGggttttgtcattttgactTTGTATGTGTCACCCGTCACCTGTAAGTAGTCAATTTAACATGGTCAACTTTGCCTGTCTCACCCCTCACCTGTAGGTAAGCTGGTTTGTCTCCCACTTCAGGTTGTCGAAGGTGCTAAAGTACCCAATTTGAACATCAGGTACACCACAGCGTGGCTTCTTCATCATTACCAAAGTCTCAGAGTCCAAGGTTCCTGTCAACTTTAGGCCAAAGAACTTCTGCATCTCTTGGACCTTCCTGCTCCTCTGACTTGGCCCCTGTCTGGCTTTTGCACCGGTCTCCTCTTTCAGGTTATAAAACCTTTTCAGGTACGTCTACAGTAAGTACAGAAAGCATGATGTCAGTATGAAAGCCAATTATGGTACCATACTACAGAATTATTGTTAAAAAGTGTACACGGCTCTCatagaaatattttaaatatacaattTACTAAGTTAAGTACAGAAAGTGTTTACTGCACTTCAAGGCAATATGTTTTGCCTACATTTCAAAAGGAAAATCTAATTTTTTTAACACTGATGTCGTGACCAAGCCAAATGATGTTTCATGTATTTGTACCATCGTAGTAATTTCTGTTGGAAAAAGTCATAAAGAGCTTCCAGGCATAAGATTGTAACAGAAAACATACCTCTGCAAGAACTTCATCTTCTTTGCTTGGTGTTATTGGCAAAGAGTGAACTGCTATTGCCAAATTGACTAATAGTAAGCAAATTTTGAAGGTCTTCATGATTCTTCCTCAAAAATGTCTGGATTGTGTGGTGTGTAGCCAGGGAACATCGTATATATGCTTTAATCCCAGAGAGTTAAGTAATATTACTGAATCATCAATatcaaaacatcataataaaagAGGAAGGAAAACCAACTCATGTTTGTCTGATgtcatatttcaaaataaagaaGGTTTGaccacaaaagaaaaaaacatcaacttACTCTATAATCACACACTGTCATGTTGTCCTTTaatcaaaaaataaatggatcacTGTGTTTTCGTATAAAATCATTGtccatgtccttgtccacctggttatgcacctgacttggattctgtttaaggaCACAGCCCACATACATTAAATGACCGGCTTGTcttctgatcatgcaaaacattgACATGGCCCAAAGGGAATGTACTCTTATGATCGTCACATGGCACAGTCAATAGAAGAATGGCCACCCCTCaaagtctggttcctctctaggtttcctccTAGAGTTTAGAACCAAGTTGgaagtttttccaagccactgtgcattaactcttGTGGCTAGCTTTTtgggatttcaggctgggtatctgtataagcactttgtgattactgctgatgtaaaaagagcttcagaaaatacatttgaatgattgaaTTGATTGTATCCGAAGTCTTGATGGGAATGTTGAAACATTTGGTAAATTCATATAGCTATAGTACATTTCTGTCACTGTATATGTGTTGTTAACATAAAGTTTCACATTCTAAATTAGAGCAATTTTGTAGTATGCATCCTTCCATCATTCTGCATCTATAAGAGGGAAGAATTTATATCCATCATGTAGTGTTTAGAAAAGCTGATATATTGATTCATGACCGACAACAAAAAAGTGTTATAAACATTAGATAAGATGGACTCATTGGCTGCTGTCCTATTTAACATGTCCCAACCCTAAAGTAATACAAATCTGTCCTATATAGTCCTAGCTGAAGTAGATACACCATACATTGGTGAATTCACCTGAAGGCACAGTGTTCTAAGACATTTGAAACACCAAGCTAATCACCAAAGTTAAAGTCTGATCCTTGACTGTGCTGTTAAGTCACTAAACTCTAACAACTCCCTCTGGATGGCTGACACATGTAAAGCTTTCTGAGGTGGTCAAGTGAGTGAGCAGGTCCTCAGACATGTTTTCACTCATGAAGGGCAGTGTGACAAACAGCAGAACATTGTTTGGCACCAATAACACTTTGGAAAGACACGATCCTCAGCTCTACCAAATTCACTGGGAGTTTTTGCTATAATTCAGGGTATTTGTTTATGGTTTATTTGGCAGGTGGGGATGAAATGAGCTTTTTGCTGAAAGAGTAGTGGGCTGGTTTAAATCGTATTAGTCATGTTAAGTCTAATATGTGTGTAGTAAAGAAGTGAATCACTGATGATATTAAAGCTTACTCTGCAACATACAATATCAACCATTTCACACGTCCTGTCACATGTTATGTTGCTATGTACAGTAATAttaaaaagtttggggtcatttacaAATGaccttgttttccaaagaaaagcatttttttgtccattgaaATATCATCAAAttgaacagaaatacagtgttaatttacattgttattgttgCACATGACCATGGTAGCTGAAAGTAGCTGATTTAGGCTAATTATATGAAGGCTAATTCATCATAAGAAAAACCTTTTCCAATtacagctctggagaaaattaagagaccactgcaactttttctttcctttccacatATACattagaaaaggaaggttttgagtgaggaactgaagggttaaaattaagagaccacttcaaattgaacacttctgttcctcatttaaaacttccttttcaacttttttaggaagcaaagataaaggtgcagtggtctcttaatttcttccagagctgtatgttagcacagctgaaaactgttttgctaATTAAAGAATTAAAGAAACTGGCGTTAGACTAgttcattataattattattacagGCTAAAAATATCcggaaacaaaaacaattatctgAAACTCTTAagtctgttcttgttctgagagAGGAAGGCTATTCATCTCCAGGATacggccttctaggcagagttgcaaagaaaaagacatatctcagactggccaataaaaagaaaagaataagatgggcaaaagaacacagacactggacagaggaagtttggaaaaaagtgttatgaacAGAgtaatctaagtttgaggtatCCACTGCTCAGCTAGCACATAATATCTAACAATGTGTGAATATTTAGCGACAGCAGTTAAAGTGGTTACCAGG from Esox lucius isolate fEsoLuc1 chromosome 5, fEsoLuc1.pri, whole genome shotgun sequence harbors:
- the LOC114834950 gene encoding collagenase 3-like isoform X1, producing MKTFKICLLLVNLAIAVHSLPITPSKEDEVLAETYLKRFYNLKEETGAKARQGPSQRSRKVQEMQKFFGLKLTGTLDSETLVMMKKPRCGVPDVQIGYFSTFDNLKWETNQLTYRIENYTPDMSVAEVDQSITRALQVWAKVSPLRFTRINSGTADIMISFTRGDHGDNSPFDGPGGTLAHAFAPGPNIGGDAQFDEDEDFSFSSIRGYNLFLVAAHEFGHSLGLSHSNDPGALMFPIYSYTDPRTFSLPRDDVNGIQDIYGTNPDVNPKPGKPDPTPPSTPDACDPSLVLDAVTTLRGEKMFFKGRFFWRSYSQNSQPEQNLIKTFWPELPENIDAAYESLLSDRVFIFKGRKVWAISGYDIVSGYPKSLKSMGLPQTVKKIDAALYDEGSSKTLFFVGDYYYSYDEEKKRMDQGFPKRVDEGFPGMTSKVTAAFQVQEFTYLFSGPLVFEYSMSTRRQLRVLGNNYFLSC
- the LOC114834950 gene encoding collagenase 3-like isoform X2, with translation MKTFKICLLLVNLAIAVHSLPITPSKEDEVLAETYLKRFYNLKEETGAKARQGPSQRSRKVQEMQKFFGLKLTGTLDSETLVMMKKPRCGVPDVQIGYFSTFDNLKWETNQLTYRIENYTPDMSVAEVDQSITRALQVWAKVSPLRFTRINSGTADIMISFTRGDHGDNSPFDGPGGTLAHAFAPGPNIGGDAQFDEDEDFSFSSIRGYNLFLVAAHEFGHSLGLSHSNDPGALMFPIYSYTDPRTFSLPRDDVNGIQDIYGPNPDVNPNPDKPDPTPPSTPDACDPSLVLDAVTTLCGEKMFFKGRFFWRSYSQNSQPEQMLIRTFWPELPENIYAAYESLLSDRVFIFKGRKVWAISGYDIVSGYPKSLKSMGLPQTVKKIDAALYDEGSSKTLFFVGDYYYSYDEEKKRMDQGFPKRVDEGFPGMTSKVTAAFQVRGFTYLFSGPLVFEYSMSTRRQRRILGNSYFLSC